In Stenotrophomonas sp. ASS1, the following proteins share a genomic window:
- a CDS encoding AMP-binding protein, producing MTTSTDSSRLPLQQVWPDELMARYREAGHWRGETFPAFLRERAERYADDIAVVAGDVRLSYAQLWHEAGRIGSGLLALGLQPGERVLVQLGNTAGFITTICGLFRAGLVPVYALPAHRITELVHFANKAEASAYITADLHDGFDHRGLARALQVEVPAVRHVVIDGDAAEFAALQALQGDRSQLPADPDPQSVAFLQISGGSTGLSKLIPRTHDDYIYSFRASNDLCGIDRDSVYLVALPAAHNFPMSSPGFFGALYAGARVVLSPGPGPDAAFPLIAREQVTCCGLVPPLALLWAQAAATSKHDLSSLQVLQVGGAKLVPEAARRVIDGLGCTLQQVFGMAEGLVNYTRLDDPEELIVACQGRPISPDDEVRVVDDHDQPVAEGEVGHLLTRGPYTIRGYHNDAVANARSFTDDGFYRTGDRVQQLAGGYLVVQGRAGEHINRAGEKISAEEIEDHLLAHPGVFDAAVVSIPDEYLGERSCAFVIQQGEPIKAPALKAWMRTRGLAAFKVPDQVVFVDSFDTTAVGKISRRELRAQLRARHLQQTGGTR from the coding sequence ATGACTACCTCCACTGATTCCTCCCGCCTGCCACTGCAGCAGGTGTGGCCTGATGAACTGATGGCGCGCTATCGCGAGGCCGGTCACTGGCGCGGCGAGACCTTCCCGGCGTTCCTGCGCGAGCGCGCGGAACGCTATGCGGATGACATCGCGGTGGTCGCCGGTGACGTCCGCCTGAGCTACGCGCAGCTGTGGCACGAAGCCGGTCGCATCGGTTCCGGACTGCTGGCCCTCGGCCTGCAGCCCGGTGAGCGGGTGCTGGTGCAGCTGGGCAACACCGCCGGATTCATCACCACCATATGCGGGCTGTTCCGTGCGGGTCTGGTGCCGGTATACGCGTTGCCGGCGCATCGCATCACCGAGCTGGTGCACTTCGCCAACAAGGCCGAGGCCAGTGCCTACATCACTGCCGACCTGCACGATGGCTTTGATCATCGCGGGCTGGCGCGGGCGCTGCAGGTCGAAGTGCCGGCCGTTCGCCACGTGGTGATCGACGGCGATGCGGCGGAGTTCGCCGCGCTGCAGGCGCTGCAGGGCGATCGTAGCCAGCTGCCGGCCGACCCGGACCCGCAGTCGGTGGCGTTCCTGCAGATCTCCGGTGGCAGCACCGGCCTGTCCAAGCTGATCCCGCGCACGCACGACGACTACATCTACTCGTTCCGCGCCAGCAATGACCTCTGCGGCATCGATCGCGATAGCGTCTACCTGGTCGCGCTGCCGGCCGCGCACAACTTCCCGATGAGTTCGCCCGGCTTCTTCGGTGCGCTGTATGCCGGCGCCCGCGTGGTGCTCAGCCCCGGTCCCGGCCCGGATGCGGCCTTCCCGCTGATCGCCCGCGAACAGGTGACCTGCTGCGGACTGGTGCCGCCGCTGGCGCTGCTGTGGGCGCAGGCAGCGGCTACGAGCAAGCACGACCTGTCCAGCCTGCAGGTACTGCAGGTAGGCGGCGCCAAACTGGTACCGGAAGCCGCACGGCGAGTGATCGACGGCCTGGGCTGCACCCTGCAGCAGGTGTTTGGCATGGCCGAAGGCCTGGTCAACTACACCCGGCTGGATGATCCGGAGGAACTGATCGTGGCCTGCCAGGGCCGTCCGATCAGTCCGGACGACGAAGTGCGCGTGGTCGATGACCACGACCAGCCGGTCGCCGAAGGCGAAGTGGGCCATCTGCTCACCCGTGGCCCGTACACCATCCGCGGCTACCACAACGACGCGGTGGCCAACGCGCGCTCGTTCACCGACGATGGGTTCTACCGCACCGGCGACCGCGTGCAGCAGCTGGCCGGTGGCTATCTGGTGGTGCAGGGCCGCGCCGGTGAACACATCAACCGCGCGGGCGAGAAAATCTCCGCCGAGGAGATTGAAGATCACCTGCTGGCCCACCCCGGCGTGTTCGACGCCGCCGTGGTCTCCATTCCTGACGAGTATCTCGGTGAGCGCAGCTGCGCGTTCGTGATCCAGCAGGGGGAGCCGATCAAGGCGCCGGCACTGAAAGCCTGGATGCGTACGCGCGGCCTGGCGGCGTTCAAGGTGCCGGACCAGGTCGTGTTCGTCGACAGTTTCGATACCACCGCGGTCGGCAAGATCAGCCGCCGCGAACTGCGCGCGCAGCTGCGTGCGCGTCATCTGCAACAGACAGGAGGAACGCGCTGA
- a CDS encoding isochorismate synthase, translating to MNDSLMQGAWPEAAPAPQENTDDASLFLLQHAGQHVHARGCRAALPSGALATLAERVSEFFAQQRGGPGLLVGAVPFEPRADDALYQPERLLPALALQPQAAPPLDGALRAEPVPQDYASAVAAAVQVLRAPEQNLHKVVLARSLLARTRQALSPDVLLARLGADPSVATYAVPLPVELGQAPAWLVGATPELLLRKRGAELLSHPLAGSARRSADAAEDERAAQALLASTKDHDEHRHVVDAIVEGLAPYCSHIDAQPRPVLHATASMWHLGTRIHATLKDPQTSAAELLAQLHPTPAVCGTPRLAALQRIRELEPVPRGFYAGAVGWLDAQGDGDWYVAIRCARLQGTQLRLYAGAGIVADSEPGAEVAETAAKFAALLNALGVQESAPVIEPAA from the coding sequence ATGAACGATTCCCTGATGCAGGGCGCGTGGCCAGAGGCTGCGCCAGCGCCGCAGGAGAACACCGACGACGCGTCGCTGTTCCTGCTGCAGCATGCGGGCCAGCACGTGCACGCACGCGGGTGCCGCGCCGCGCTGCCGAGTGGCGCGCTGGCAACCCTGGCTGAGCGCGTTTCGGAGTTCTTTGCCCAGCAGCGCGGTGGTCCGGGCCTGTTGGTTGGCGCGGTGCCGTTCGAACCGCGCGCGGACGATGCGTTGTACCAGCCCGAGCGCCTGCTGCCTGCGCTGGCACTGCAACCGCAGGCCGCACCGCCGCTGGACGGCGCCCTGCGGGCCGAGCCTGTGCCGCAGGACTATGCGTCAGCGGTTGCCGCGGCGGTGCAGGTCCTGCGTGCGCCCGAGCAGAACCTGCACAAGGTGGTGCTGGCGCGCAGCCTGTTGGCGCGCACCCGCCAGGCGCTGTCGCCGGACGTGCTGCTGGCACGCCTGGGCGCGGATCCGTCGGTGGCGACCTACGCGGTGCCGTTGCCGGTGGAGCTGGGCCAGGCGCCGGCGTGGCTGGTGGGGGCAACCCCGGAACTGCTGCTGCGCAAGCGCGGTGCCGAACTGTTGTCGCATCCGCTCGCCGGGTCAGCACGCCGCAGCGCCGATGCTGCCGAGGACGAGCGTGCCGCGCAGGCGCTGCTGGCCTCGACCAAGGACCATGACGAGCATCGCCATGTGGTGGACGCCATCGTCGAGGGCCTGGCACCGTACTGCAGCCACATCGATGCACAGCCTCGGCCGGTGCTGCATGCCACCGCCAGCATGTGGCACCTGGGCACCCGCATCCATGCCACCCTGAAGGATCCGCAGACGTCTGCCGCCGAACTGCTGGCACAGCTGCACCCCACGCCGGCGGTCTGCGGTACGCCGCGGCTGGCGGCACTGCAGCGCATCCGCGAACTGGAACCGGTGCCGCGCGGCTTCTACGCCGGCGCCGTGGGCTGGCTGGATGCGCAGGGTGACGGCGACTGGTACGTGGCGATCCGCTGCGCACGCCTGCAGGGCACGCAGCTGCGCCTGTATGCAGGTGCCGGCATCGTCGCCGACTCGGAACCCGGGGCCGAGGTGGCCGAAACCGCGGCGAAGTTCGCTGCCCTGTTGAACGCGCTGGGTGTCCAGGAATCCGCGCCCGTCATCGAGCCTGCCGCATGA
- a CDS encoding MFS transporter, which yields MHARPVVPGLPALVLAALIGTMAMMSFVAVIGPVVRMLGLSEWHAGLSVTAAGVLWMLAARPWGQLSDRIGRKRVLMLAMSAYTVVYIALAVFIDVALQAVPPVLVSVLVLVGARGLIGLFYAAVPPTAAALIADKAPTGQRAKFLARLGSANALGMVLGPAAAGWLAYTNLSLALYVAALLPLLALALLAWRLPATPPVESASAQRRQPMSRLDPRLRLPQLAAFIAMVSVTIAQVTVGFFAIDRLGLDAAAGARMAGIALTAVGVGLILAQALVMKLEVHPRRWIVLGALISGIGFASVAGVQQGWQLPAAYALAAFGMGFVFPSFQALAADAVEAHEQGAAAGTVAAAQGLGMVAGPMLGTLLYRGGPSLPYLLVGALLLLLCALAAAHRMKETP from the coding sequence ATGCACGCACGTCCCGTCGTTCCCGGCTTGCCGGCGCTGGTGTTGGCTGCCCTGATCGGCACCATGGCGATGATGTCCTTCGTCGCCGTGATCGGCCCGGTGGTCCGCATGCTCGGTTTGTCCGAGTGGCATGCCGGCCTGTCGGTCACCGCCGCCGGTGTGTTGTGGATGCTGGCCGCGCGCCCGTGGGGCCAGCTCAGCGACCGCATCGGCCGCAAGCGCGTGCTGATGCTGGCGATGAGTGCCTACACCGTGGTCTACATCGCGCTGGCGGTGTTCATCGACGTGGCCCTGCAGGCGGTGCCGCCTGTGTTGGTATCGGTGCTCGTGCTGGTCGGTGCGCGTGGCCTGATCGGCCTGTTCTACGCCGCGGTGCCTCCTACCGCTGCCGCGCTGATCGCCGACAAGGCACCGACCGGGCAGCGTGCGAAATTCCTAGCCCGCCTGGGCAGCGCCAACGCACTCGGCATGGTGCTTGGCCCGGCCGCCGCTGGCTGGCTGGCCTATACGAATCTGTCGCTGGCGCTGTATGTGGCCGCATTGTTGCCGCTGCTTGCGCTGGCATTGCTGGCGTGGCGGTTGCCGGCCACACCGCCGGTGGAGAGCGCTTCTGCGCAACGCCGCCAGCCGATGAGCCGTCTCGACCCGCGCCTGCGCCTGCCACAGCTGGCGGCGTTCATCGCCATGGTCTCGGTGACCATCGCGCAGGTGACGGTCGGCTTCTTCGCGATCGACCGCCTCGGTCTGGATGCAGCGGCGGGCGCGCGCATGGCCGGCATTGCACTCACAGCGGTTGGCGTCGGCCTGATCCTGGCACAGGCACTGGTGATGAAGCTGGAGGTCCATCCACGCCGCTGGATCGTCCTTGGCGCCCTGATTTCCGGCATTGGCTTTGCCTCGGTGGCAGGCGTGCAGCAGGGCTGGCAGTTGCCGGCGGCGTACGCGCTGGCCGCGTTCGGCATGGGCTTCGTATTCCCCTCGTTCCAGGCGCTGGCCGCCGATGCGGTGGAGGCGCACGAGCAGGGCGCCGCCGCCGGCACCGTCGCTGCCGCGCAGGGGCTGGGCATGGTGGCCGGGCCGATGCTCGGCACGCTGTTGTATCGCGGCGGGCCAAGCCTGCCTTACCTGCTGGTCGGCGCGCTGCTGCTGTTGCTGTGCGCGCTGGCCGCAGCGCATCGGATGAAGGAGACCCCATGA
- a CDS encoding DUF3817 domain-containing protein, with amino-acid sequence MTQRSPMHSAGRLFAAVAFIEAVTWAGLLIGMWMKYGPMANVALVKLFGPLHGVAFLVYVAVTLFAAVRLRWPWWASALALLAAIPPLVTLPLEWWFKRRGLLGLRAMR; translated from the coding sequence ATGACCCAACGTTCCCCCATGCACTCGGCTGGACGCCTGTTCGCGGCGGTCGCTTTCATCGAGGCCGTGACCTGGGCCGGCCTGCTCATCGGCATGTGGATGAAATACGGCCCGATGGCCAACGTGGCGCTGGTGAAGTTGTTCGGGCCGCTGCATGGCGTGGCCTTCCTGGTCTACGTGGCGGTCACTCTGTTCGCGGCGGTGCGGCTGCGCTGGCCGTGGTGGGCCAGTGCCCTGGCCCTGCTGGCAGCGATCCCGCCGCTGGTGACGCTGCCGCTGGAGTGGTGGTTCAAGCGCCGTGGTCTGCTGGGCCTGCGTGCAATGCGCTGA
- a CDS encoding TIGR03571 family LLM class oxidoreductase has protein sequence MSEFNPAHASLFPQQGLSLGLMTPVAAHGLADPDEARRIARLADDLGFAALWTRDVPLMVPQGPDATASALDDPFLWLGMLAAATERIVVGSAAIVLPLRQPLQVAKSALSLDRISGGRFVLGLGSGDRPEEFAAFGEDLEGRAAAFRERWTLLRAALSPEADERTAVLQATGGFDVLPAPATRIPMLVVGTARQSLQWIARESEGWATYHREEVAQEGRIGLWQQALVQRGGPGKPFVQSMLLDLQADPQAPAEPLPLGLKVGRDGLRDYLRRVHAQGVAHVMFNLVDNGRPMDAVLREIGEQVLPDVLR, from the coding sequence ATGAGTGAATTCAATCCCGCCCATGCTTCGTTGTTTCCTCAACAAGGACTGAGCCTGGGCCTGATGACGCCGGTTGCGGCGCATGGACTGGCCGATCCGGACGAGGCGCGGCGCATCGCACGGCTGGCCGATGATCTTGGCTTCGCCGCGCTATGGACGCGCGACGTGCCATTGATGGTGCCGCAGGGCCCGGATGCAACAGCGAGTGCGCTGGATGACCCGTTCCTGTGGCTGGGCATGCTGGCTGCAGCGACCGAGCGCATCGTGGTCGGCAGTGCAGCCATCGTGCTGCCATTGCGCCAGCCGCTGCAGGTGGCGAAGTCGGCCTTGAGCCTGGACCGGATCAGTGGCGGCCGCTTCGTGCTGGGCCTGGGTTCGGGTGACCGCCCGGAAGAATTTGCCGCGTTCGGTGAGGATCTGGAGGGCAGGGCGGCGGCGTTCCGTGAGCGCTGGACGTTGTTGCGCGCAGCGTTGTCACCAGAGGCCGATGAACGGACCGCCGTACTGCAGGCGACCGGTGGTTTCGACGTGTTGCCGGCGCCGGCAACGCGGATTCCGATGCTGGTGGTGGGTACTGCACGGCAGAGCCTGCAATGGATCGCGCGTGAAAGCGAAGGCTGGGCCACCTATCACCGCGAGGAGGTTGCGCAGGAAGGACGCATCGGCCTGTGGCAGCAGGCGCTCGTGCAGCGCGGCGGGCCAGGCAAGCCGTTCGTGCAGTCGATGCTGCTGGACCTGCAGGCGGATCCGCAGGCGCCAGCCGAACCATTGCCGCTGGGCCTGAAGGTCGGCCGCGACGGGCTGCGCGACTATCTGCGGCGCGTGCATGCGCAGGGTGTGGCGCACGTGATGTTCAATCTGGTCGACAACGGACGGCCGATGGACGCGGTGCTGCGCGAGATCGGCGAGCAGGTTCTGCCGGATGTGCTCCGGTAG
- a CDS encoding GNAT family N-acetyltransferase: MLTIRPAHVDDLPAISAVCLAAFTAAVAPSLSAAGIATFGSVAAADAFGARLQGDNHILVAEQDARVVGVVELKEGRHLAMLFVDPACQGQGIGHALFEAVLPQVREPVLTVRASLNAVPTYLRYGFVLDGEVGEINGLVYQQMVRAAA, encoded by the coding sequence ATGCTGACGATCCGCCCTGCCCACGTCGATGACCTGCCCGCGATCAGCGCGGTGTGCCTGGCTGCGTTCACTGCAGCGGTGGCGCCTTCGCTCAGCGCTGCCGGTATCGCCACCTTCGGCAGTGTCGCAGCAGCCGACGCATTTGGTGCGCGCCTGCAGGGTGACAACCACATCCTGGTGGCCGAACAGGATGCGCGCGTGGTCGGCGTGGTCGAACTGAAGGAGGGCCGGCACCTGGCAATGCTGTTCGTCGATCCCGCCTGCCAGGGCCAGGGCATCGGCCATGCCTTGTTCGAAGCCGTGCTGCCGCAGGTACGCGAGCCGGTACTGACGGTGCGCGCCTCGCTCAACGCAGTACCTACCTACCTGCGCTATGGCTTTGTGCTGGATGGCGAGGTCGGCGAGATCAACGGGCTGGTGTACCAGCAGATGGTGCGGGCAGCGGCCTGA
- a CDS encoding thioredoxin family protein, translating into MLPMRVALSVLLLASALSACTPAPVSTANSAEAPAPASAIAWRQGDVDDAFAEAADSGKPVLLYWGAVWCPPCNQLKAGLFKDPAFIALTSKFVPVYLDGDEEGAQAWGERFGVRGYPTLIVLDPQRNEITRVAGGNDAAELTRALTVAAGRRSAVAATLATALATPDRLAAEDWQVLGDYGWEVDANRLAGERRSQDVLRQLSKAAPDAALQRRFALLALATAEKPDASPTEVRELLQAVLAQPAEVRRNRELLGYAGVQLVKQASAGPATSNTLGQQLLVALERADAERGDRADDALSRALTEVSLARQQQPKGALPAALVERVKQRVAAADAAATDAHARQATISSAVYALREVGDDAGAEALLLAELKRSEQPYYYMPELAELAEQRGDTAGALEWLKRAYDGAQGPATRVQWGVLYVEGLLKLAPDDAPRIEQATASLIAELEAQPSGYHQRTRQRFERLAGQLKAWSGKHQGAETLARLQQRMQQACGDQVDGACKDWLS; encoded by the coding sequence ATGCTGCCGATGCGCGTCGCGCTTTCCGTGTTGCTGCTGGCCTCGGCGCTGAGCGCCTGCACCCCGGCCCCGGTATCCACCGCCAACTCCGCCGAGGCACCCGCGCCGGCATCCGCCATCGCTTGGCGCCAGGGCGATGTGGACGATGCCTTCGCCGAAGCCGCCGACAGCGGCAAGCCGGTGCTGCTGTACTGGGGTGCGGTCTGGTGCCCGCCGTGCAACCAGCTCAAGGCGGGCCTGTTCAAGGACCCGGCCTTCATCGCGCTGACCAGCAAATTCGTTCCCGTCTACCTGGATGGCGACGAGGAAGGTGCGCAGGCCTGGGGCGAACGCTTCGGCGTGCGCGGCTATCCCACGCTGATCGTGCTGGACCCACAGCGCAACGAAATCACCCGCGTGGCTGGCGGCAATGACGCCGCCGAACTGACCCGGGCCCTGACCGTCGCTGCAGGCCGCCGCAGTGCTGTTGCCGCCACCTTGGCCACCGCGCTGGCAACGCCGGACCGGCTGGCCGCCGAAGACTGGCAGGTGCTGGGCGACTACGGCTGGGAAGTGGACGCCAACCGCCTGGCCGGCGAGCGCAGGAGCCAGGATGTGCTGCGCCAGTTGTCCAAGGCGGCACCCGACGCCGCCCTGCAGCGCCGTTTCGCCCTGCTGGCTCTGGCTACAGCCGAAAAGCCCGATGCCTCGCCCACCGAAGTGCGCGAGCTGCTGCAGGCCGTACTGGCACAACCGGCGGAAGTGCGCCGCAACCGTGAGTTGCTCGGCTATGCAGGCGTGCAGCTGGTCAAGCAGGCCAGTGCCGGCCCGGCCACCAGCAACACGCTCGGACAGCAGCTGCTGGTCGCACTGGAGCGTGCCGACGCCGAGCGCGGTGACCGCGCCGACGACGCGTTGTCGCGTGCGCTGACCGAAGTATCGCTGGCCCGCCAGCAGCAGCCCAAGGGCGCACTGCCCGCGGCGCTGGTCGAGCGGGTCAAGCAGCGCGTGGCCGCTGCTGATGCCGCCGCCACCGATGCGCATGCACGCCAGGCCACGATCAGCAGCGCGGTGTACGCATTGCGCGAGGTAGGTGACGACGCGGGTGCCGAGGCGCTGTTGCTGGCCGAGCTGAAGCGCAGCGAGCAGCCGTACTACTACATGCCCGAGCTGGCCGAACTGGCCGAGCAGCGCGGCGACACCGCCGGTGCGCTGGAGTGGTTGAAGCGCGCCTACGATGGTGCACAGGGCCCGGCCACCCGCGTGCAATGGGGCGTGCTGTACGTGGAAGGCCTGCTGAAGCTGGCGCCGGACGATGCACCGCGCATCGAGCAGGCGACCGCGTCGCTGATCGCCGAGCTGGAGGCACAGCCGTCGGGTTACCACCAGCGTACCCGCCAGCGTTTCGAGCGCCTGGCCGGGCAGTTGAAGGCGTGGAGCGGCAAGCACCAGGGTGCGGAGACGCTGGCACGGCTGCAGCAGCGGATGCAGCAGGCGTGCGGTGACCAGGTGGATGGCGCCTGTAAGGACTGGTTGAGCTGA
- a CDS encoding superoxide dismutase: MSYSLPPLPYAYDALEPHFDARTMEIHHSKHHQTYVNNLNAAIEQAGIAEQPVEALIANLDAVPEAQRGAVRNNGGGHANHSLFWTVLSIKGGAPDDELAAAIDRDLGGFDAFKEAFTKAAQTRFGSGWAWLTSDRDGRLKVESSANQDSPLMGATVGLSGNTPILALDVWEHAYYLHYQNRRPDYIGAFFNIINWAEVGRRYRQARAS; the protein is encoded by the coding sequence ATGTCGTACTCGCTTCCCCCGCTCCCCTACGCCTACGACGCCCTCGAGCCGCATTTCGATGCGCGCACGATGGAGATCCACCACAGCAAGCACCACCAGACCTACGTCAACAACCTCAATGCCGCCATCGAGCAGGCCGGCATCGCCGAGCAGCCGGTCGAGGCGCTGATCGCCAACCTCGATGCAGTGCCCGAGGCGCAGCGTGGCGCAGTCCGCAACAACGGCGGTGGCCACGCCAACCACAGCCTGTTCTGGACCGTACTCAGCATCAAGGGTGGTGCACCCGATGATGAACTGGCCGCCGCCATCGACCGCGATCTGGGTGGCTTCGATGCCTTCAAGGAGGCCTTCACCAAGGCCGCGCAGACCCGCTTCGGCAGTGGCTGGGCCTGGCTGACCAGCGATCGCGACGGCCGCCTGAAGGTTGAAAGCAGCGCCAACCAGGACAGCCCGCTGATGGGTGCAACGGTCGGCCTGTCCGGCAATACCCCGATCCTCGCACTGGACGTCTGGGAACACGCCTACTACCTGCACTACCAGAACCGCCGCCCGGACTACATCGGTGCGTTCTTCAACATCATCAACTGGGCCGAGGTCGGCCGGCGCTACCGCCAGGCCCGGGCCTCATGA
- a CDS encoding flavin reductase family protein — translation MSGETLPYAGPWAGVFPAPAPVPSVEMPPRALRRLLGHFPTGVAIVCARDAQGKPIGLTINSFVPVSLQPPLVLWNLALHAQSLSTFQRATRFAISVLAADQEALARRFADPQVRNRFDGLALLDDDEDAPPRIAGAVAHLTCTRHAQWPVGDHLLLAGRIIEVHENGGAPLLFHRGRFQPGPAELLVEVR, via the coding sequence ATGAGCGGCGAGACACTGCCGTACGCCGGGCCGTGGGCGGGGGTCTTCCCCGCCCCGGCCCCGGTGCCGTCGGTCGAGATGCCGCCGCGTGCCCTGCGGCGGCTGCTCGGCCACTTTCCTACCGGCGTGGCCATCGTCTGCGCGCGCGATGCGCAGGGCAAGCCCATCGGCCTGACCATCAATTCGTTCGTGCCGGTGTCATTGCAGCCGCCACTGGTGCTGTGGAACCTGGCGTTGCACGCGCAGAGTCTTTCCACCTTCCAGCGCGCCACCCGCTTTGCGATCAGCGTGCTGGCGGCCGACCAGGAAGCACTGGCCCGGCGCTTTGCCGATCCGCAGGTACGCAACCGCTTCGACGGTCTGGCATTGCTGGATGACGACGAGGACGCCCCGCCACGCATCGCCGGTGCGGTAGCGCATCTCACCTGCACCCGCCATGCGCAGTGGCCGGTGGGCGATCACCTGCTGCTGGCCGGCCGCATCATCGAAGTGCACGAGAACGGCGGCGCGCCACTGCTGTTCCATCGCGGCCGCTTCCAGCCGGGACCGGCCGAGCTGCTGGTGGAGGTGCGCTGA
- a CDS encoding tetratricopeptide repeat protein, producing the protein MNIEALECMLASGKDGALLRFGLGKGWLDAGNPVRAATHLGRCVVLDPQYSAAWKLLGKAWLASGQPQAAREAWQRGLSVAGSKGDQQARKEMQVFLRRLDREQADLAKAG; encoded by the coding sequence ATGAACATCGAGGCTCTGGAATGCATGCTCGCCAGCGGCAAGGACGGCGCGCTGCTGCGCTTCGGCCTGGGCAAGGGCTGGCTGGATGCCGGCAACCCGGTGCGCGCGGCAACCCATCTGGGCCGTTGCGTGGTCCTTGATCCGCAGTATTCGGCGGCGTGGAAGCTGCTGGGCAAGGCCTGGCTGGCCAGTGGCCAGCCGCAGGCGGCGCGCGAAGCGTGGCAACGCGGGCTGAGCGTGGCCGGCAGCAAGGGCGACCAGCAGGCACGCAAGGAAATGCAGGTGTTCCTGCGACGCCTGGACCGCGAGCAGGCGGATCTGGCGAAAGCGGGCTGA
- a CDS encoding acyl-CoA desaturase, whose product MTRATDRALSTAEMHAFGEELDAIRDRVIGSLGASDTRYIRRVAAAVRWFGVGGRGLLFLAAFSPLFWMPLLWPAAITGTLLLALSKILENMELGHNVMHGQFDWTGDPKLNGNTYEWDIVATADNWRKTHNFRHHTYTNVRGMDDDIGYGLLRIFPEQRWKPFYLLQPIIAPIFALLFQWGVAAQDLRLGRWLKGRISGRAMWMQTRPVARKMARQVLKDYVFFPLLAGPFFLTVMLGNLVANGLRNIWTYVIIFCGHFTAESETFPKECLRNESRGHWYLRQLRGSSNISGGFLINVLSGNLSHQIEHHFYPDLPANRYAAIAKEVKDICRRYGQHYNNGSLPRQFGQVVWRILRHAFPSKPRRLPMSDIMSAPASANAG is encoded by the coding sequence ATGACCCGCGCTACCGACCGTGCCCTGAGCACCGCCGAGATGCATGCCTTCGGTGAGGAACTCGACGCGATCCGCGACCGTGTGATCGGCAGCCTCGGCGCCTCCGATACCCGCTACATCCGCCGCGTGGCCGCCGCCGTGCGCTGGTTCGGCGTGGGTGGCCGTGGCCTGCTGTTCCTGGCGGCGTTCTCGCCGTTGTTCTGGATGCCGCTGCTGTGGCCGGCCGCGATCACCGGCACGCTGCTGCTGGCGCTGTCGAAGATCTTGGAGAACATGGAGCTGGGCCACAACGTCATGCACGGCCAGTTCGACTGGACCGGCGACCCCAAGCTCAACGGCAACACCTACGAGTGGGACATCGTTGCCACCGCCGACAACTGGCGCAAGACCCACAATTTCCGCCACCACACCTACACCAACGTGCGTGGCATGGACGATGACATCGGCTACGGCCTGCTGCGCATCTTCCCGGAACAGCGCTGGAAGCCGTTCTACCTGCTGCAGCCGATCATCGCGCCGATCTTCGCGCTGCTGTTCCAGTGGGGCGTGGCCGCGCAGGACCTGCGCCTGGGCCGTTGGCTGAAGGGCCGCATCAGTGGCCGTGCGATGTGGATGCAGACCCGCCCGGTGGCGCGCAAAATGGCCCGTCAGGTGCTGAAGGACTACGTATTCTTCCCACTGCTGGCCGGCCCGTTCTTCCTCACGGTGATGCTGGGCAACCTGGTCGCCAACGGCCTGCGCAACATCTGGACCTATGTGATCATCTTCTGCGGCCACTTCACCGCTGAATCGGAAACCTTCCCGAAGGAGTGCCTGCGCAATGAGTCGCGCGGTCACTGGTACCTGCGCCAGCTGCGCGGTTCGTCCAACATCAGTGGCGGTTTCCTGATCAACGTGCTGTCGGGCAACCTCAGCCACCAGATCGAGCACCACTTCTATCCGGACCTGCCGGCCAACCGCTATGCGGCCATCGCCAAGGAAGTGAAGGACATCTGCCGCCGCTACGGCCAGCACTACAACAACGGCTCGCTGCCGCGCCAGTTCGGCCAGGTGGTCTGGCGCATCCTGCGCCACGCGTTCCCGAGCAAGCCGCGCCGCCTGCCGATGTCGGACATCATGTCCGCACCGGCATCGGCCAACGCGGGCTGA